The Lycium ferocissimum isolate CSIRO_LF1 chromosome 1, AGI_CSIRO_Lferr_CH_V1, whole genome shotgun sequence genome includes a region encoding these proteins:
- the LOC132065718 gene encoding ARGOS-like protein, producing the protein MDVKAVKNSNDEYFHRKNGITTNLVEGKKIEYSRLFSQGQYGKRNVSSSMSYFSLVSLLFLTCVTVSLLLLPLILPPLPPPPPFILLLLPVFILLLLMVLAFMPSNNVM; encoded by the coding sequence atggatgttaaagCAGTGAAAAACTCCAATGATGAGTACTTCCACAGGAAAAATGGAATTACTACTAATTTAgtggaaggaaagaaaatagAGTATTCAAGATTATTCTCACAAGGGCAATATGGTAAAAGGAATGTGTCATCCTCCATGAGCTATTTCAGCTTAGTGTCATTGCTTTTTCTAACTTGTGTCACTGTATCTTTGTTACTTCTGCCATTGATACTTCCACCAttgccaccaccaccaccattcATATTGTTGCTACTCCCTGTTTTCATTCTCCTACTTCTTATGGTCTTGGCTTTCATGCCTTCCAATAATGTCATGTGA